The proteins below come from a single Aegilops tauschii subsp. strangulata cultivar AL8/78 chromosome 6, Aet v6.0, whole genome shotgun sequence genomic window:
- the LOC109751850 gene encoding RGS1-HXK1-interacting protein 1, whose translation MTDAPSAPAGDSPPPPQKPESGGSISSMVASSASSAAAAAADYTRRGEAFGADLAAAARTAVDTAHAHAYSSAIAASDAANAAMAGALAAVPTLTQAAKEEFEWVKKEYFAREQMALGKIKEGVIMAIEHPGIAAGSATVAGIVLLKRPRSYLIQRVRRVFVSKETLLSGIQAEVNHMRQTVNLMSNESQKLMDRAATAEKRFQKGWNTLREEGRAIQSELKQISDIENQAVGLKGILDQLPRAHASEFRSEISGLASQVKKEKRVLNSALTKIVNYGVPI comes from the exons ATGACCGACGCGCCGTCCGCTCCCGCCGGCGACTCGCCCCCGCCGCCGCAGAAGCCAGAGAGCGGCGGCTCCATCTCCTCCATGGTGGCCTCCTCCGCGTCCTCCGCGGCGGCCGCGGCCGCGGACTACACGCGCCGGGGCGAGGCCTTCGGGGCCGAcctggccgccgccgccaggaCCGCCGTCGACACCGCCCACGCGCACGCCTActcctccgccatcgccgcgtcCGACGCCGCCAACGCGGCCATGGCCGGCGCGCTCGCTGCCGTCCCCACCCTCACCCAGGCCGCAAAG GAAGAGTTTGAATGGGTGAAGAAGGAGTACTTTGCTCGTGAGCAGATGGCGCTGGGCAAGATCAAAG AGGGTGTCATCATGGCCATCGAGCATCCAGGCATCGCTGCAGGCTCAGCCACGGTTGCAGGAATCGTGCTGCTCAAAA ggccaaggagctacctAATCCAACGTGTACGGCGTGTATTTGTCAGCAAGGAG ACCCTACTTTCTGGCATCCAGGCTGAAGTGAATCACATGCGGCAAACAGTCAATCTTATGTCGAATGAAAGCCAAAAACTCATG GACCGAGCTGCAACAGCAGAAAAAAGATTCCAGAAAGGATGGAATACACTCAG GGAAGAAGGGCGTGCCATTCAAAGTGAGTTGAAGCAAATCAGTGATATTGAAAACCAAGCAGTAG GTCTCAAGGGAATTCTCGATCAGCTTCCAAGAGCACATGCATCTGAATTTCGATCAGAG ATTTCCGGCCTAGCCTCTCAGGTCAAGAAGGAGAAGCGTGTGCTCAACTCCGCCCTGACGAAGATTGTGAATTATGGCGTCCCTATCTAA